From the Lodderomyces beijingensis strain CBS 14171 genome assembly, chromosome: 8 genome, the window CCAGCAAGTCTAGCACATCGCCGACCTGgacatttttcaacttgaatggGAGATACACCTTGTCCCCTTTCGTCACCAAGTAGGGCAAGTTGTGCAACTTGAACACAGCATAGAGGTCCCTGGACGCGTTGGAAGATAGTTTCAACGCGGATATGCTCTGCTGCTGAGACAAACCGTTTGCCGAGCCAGGTACCGATGTCGGAtaagttgttgaagcatTGACAATCGAGGACggaccagcagcagcgccGCCGCTATAGCTCTTCACTGGAAGCAGCACCCTCATGCACCGGACTGGTTTGACCAGCTTGAAAGCCGAACGCAACATCTCGGTCTCGACTGGTGAATATAACTCTGTATTGAACCCTAAGTCCAGCCAAACTCTCTTGATACCTAAACCTTTCCCCCAGTATGGGAGTAGAATTTTTTCAGACCGTACTGTTGGTGGAACTGTTGGCTCAATTGGTAGCgccgttttttttcaacctctCCAGCAAAGGGTGTCAAAACTCAATGCGAAGGACCAACAGTCTCCCATTCTTATAACCAACTGTGTTTATTCCCCCATCCACATTGCAATAGCGgtcctttttttcgttttttaGCTTGCTCGGATCAAACAGAGAGGTGGCAAGGTTCAACTGGTAAAAGGTTCTTGGAGTTTACCCCCCTCGGAGACAATATACATCAGGATTCACACCGGACTCCACTATCTTGTTTGCTAACCAAttcatcattttttttttatttgtttcttttttgtccaTTTTGCTTATCGGGAACATCAAGTTGACCTTGGGTGCAGCTCTTGGATTTAGAGATATTTCGAAACCACtacttgttttttttttcttct encodes:
- a CDS encoding mitochondrial 54S ribosomal protein bL21m, with the translated sequence MLRSAFKSVKPVRCMRVSLPVKSYSGGAAAGPSSIVNASTTYPTSVPGSANGLSQQQSISALKLSSNASRDLYAVFKLHNLPYLVTKGDKVYLPFKLKNVQVGDVLDLSEVTTLGTSTHTLTMPSGIDRSLFDIKASVVEITREPLYQVTRTKQRCRRIKTFNVEPFQTVLVISELKLR